A stretch of the Tannerella serpentiformis genome encodes the following:
- a CDS encoding DUF6261 family protein: MDDEKIFLPDAVQIDVDGISHFSSNEHAGMNDELFILVAKAGEELLLLPKELMARWEAAIKAEMGHVKGRRGSELTKQLRELDRERVKMLVNLFDMIRGNRHSPIEAQRKASERLTLKLGRFRRTRRSMSGPLRSVDIESIELHLNELAADVETLGLKKTADRLHELNERYQVMTRQRTDEALAQKRRPMTELRPLTDEIFAMVRRYVEASYLFAKTDADRAKIYQLVMTMNRVTSERRAGFRESQTKRRQARLERQKTATEGQA; the protein is encoded by the coding sequence ATGGACGATGAGAAAATCTTTTTGCCGGATGCCGTACAGATTGATGTGGATGGCATCTCACATTTCAGCTCGAACGAGCACGCCGGGATGAATGACGAATTGTTCATACTGGTGGCGAAGGCAGGGGAGGAATTGTTGCTACTGCCTAAGGAATTGATGGCACGGTGGGAGGCGGCCATCAAAGCGGAGATGGGGCATGTGAAAGGCAGGCGGGGGTCGGAACTGACAAAACAGCTGAGGGAGCTGGATCGCGAGCGGGTGAAAATGCTTGTCAACCTGTTCGACATGATCCGTGGAAATCGCCATTCGCCGATCGAGGCGCAACGGAAGGCGTCCGAACGGCTGACCCTGAAACTGGGGCGATTTAGGCGCACACGACGGTCGATGTCAGGGCCGCTGCGGTCGGTAGACATTGAAAGCATCGAGCTTCACCTCAACGAATTGGCGGCTGACGTGGAGACGCTCGGGCTCAAGAAGACGGCCGATCGACTGCATGAGTTGAACGAGCGTTACCAGGTGATGACGAGGCAACGAACCGACGAGGCGCTGGCACAAAAACGGCGGCCCATGACTGAGCTGCGCCCGCTGACGGACGAGATCTTCGCTATGGTGCGCCGGTATGTGGAAGCCAGTTATCTCTTCGCGAAAACGGATGCGGATCGGGCCAAAATCTACCAGCTGGTTATGACGATGAATCGCGTGACGTCTGAGCGCCGTGCGGGATTCCGGGAGAGCCAGACGAAGCGGCGGCAGGCCCGGTTGGAGCGCCAAAAGACAGCGACGGAGGGGCAGGCGTGA
- the aroQ gene encoding type II 3-dehydroquinate dehydratase, translated as MKKILIINGPNLNLLGRREPDVYGNTSFEAYLDQIRADFPQYEITSYQSNIEGELINKIHEAGFSSDGIVLNAGAYTHTSIALHDAIRAVTTPVIEVHISNVYTREAFRHHSCIAAACRGVIAGFGLASYRLALEAFK; from the coding sequence ATGAAGAAGATACTGATCATCAACGGGCCAAACCTAAACCTCTTGGGGCGGCGCGAACCAGACGTGTACGGAAATACTTCGTTTGAGGCTTACCTCGACCAAATCCGAGCAGATTTTCCGCAGTACGAAATCACCTCCTACCAAAGCAACATCGAAGGCGAACTGATCAACAAGATCCACGAGGCAGGCTTTTCGAGCGACGGGATCGTGCTCAACGCCGGCGCCTATACCCACACCTCGATCGCATTGCACGACGCCATCCGCGCCGTCACTACACCGGTGATCGAAGTGCATATATCTAATGTATACACCCGAGAAGCCTTTCGCCATCACTCCTGCATAGCCGCTGCCTGTCGCGGGGTGATTGCAGGATTCGGGTTGGCGTCGTACAGGTTGGCCTTGGAAGCATTCAAATAG
- a CDS encoding tetratricopeptide repeat protein — translation MNQIRQWIDEGRITDAIELLNDYLATHPDSDEALYLRGRAHRKAGRIREAINDYLASAAINPDGPAARAYRMEIEIMDFYDRNLYNP, via the coding sequence ATGAATCAAATCAGACAATGGATTGACGAAGGTCGCATAACCGACGCCATCGAGCTTCTTAACGACTACTTAGCCACTCACCCCGACAGCGACGAGGCGCTTTACCTCCGCGGACGTGCTCACCGCAAGGCGGGGCGTATCCGTGAGGCCATCAACGACTATCTGGCATCCGCGGCCATCAATCCCGACGGCCCCGCAGCCCGCGCTTACCGCATGGAAATCGAAATCATGGACTTCTACGACCGCAATCTCTACAATCCGTAA
- a CDS encoding lipopolysaccharide biosynthesis protein: MLRKILATVGTRYVIAALNLALMLINSRVLGRHDMGVAGVVFASANVAVMLASVLCGNTIVYFMRSKRLSVVVSAAYVWALVGSGVACGTMAAVGMLPTGLGGVVFGLAVLLSLVNVHLRVLLGWDRIRAFNAVFLVQGAGLLFVLLGLYYVAGLKNLGGYMRGLFLTNLAAWAVSLVLLLRGVTRPKGGLSVKAWLRDTSEMFRYGLWSSVDNLAENLSARLNYFFLQHFGGYGSVGLLDVGTRVSESLWHVSHGVSFIAYSEITRATEAERRRLTAVRLLGPTVAVLAVAMGAVLCIPEWVYTEVLFTQEFAGIRDVITGLSVGIVAFGGNRILSHYFIGTGRVRVSAACSLVGLVLLCVAAAVLVPRWGVTGAAVASSVAYVGMLTFSIVVFLRITGTKVMELLPDPVSIVRRIRARRQG; the protein is encoded by the coding sequence GTGCTGAGAAAGATCTTAGCAACAGTCGGCACGCGGTACGTGATCGCGGCGCTGAACTTGGCGCTGATGCTCATCAACAGTCGCGTGCTGGGGCGTCACGACATGGGCGTGGCGGGCGTAGTGTTCGCCTCGGCCAATGTGGCAGTAATGTTGGCCAGTGTGCTATGTGGGAACACGATCGTGTACTTCATGCGTTCGAAACGGCTCAGCGTAGTCGTCAGTGCGGCCTACGTGTGGGCGCTGGTGGGATCGGGTGTAGCCTGCGGCACAATGGCGGCCGTGGGGATGCTTCCGACGGGGCTTGGCGGGGTCGTCTTCGGGCTGGCGGTGCTGCTTTCGTTGGTCAATGTCCATCTGCGCGTACTACTCGGCTGGGATCGGATCCGAGCTTTCAATGCCGTGTTTCTCGTTCAGGGCGCGGGACTGTTATTCGTGTTACTCGGACTCTATTACGTGGCAGGGCTGAAAAATCTGGGGGGATATATGCGGGGGCTTTTCCTGACAAACTTGGCCGCGTGGGCGGTGAGTCTTGTGCTCTTGCTACGCGGTGTGACGCGGCCGAAGGGCGGACTATCCGTCAAGGCGTGGCTGCGCGACACGAGCGAGATGTTCCGCTACGGCCTGTGGAGTAGCGTGGACAATTTGGCAGAGAATCTTTCCGCGCGGCTGAACTACTTCTTTCTGCAACACTTCGGCGGCTACGGCAGCGTGGGCCTGCTGGACGTGGGGACACGCGTCTCGGAGAGCCTCTGGCACGTCAGCCATGGGGTGAGCTTCATTGCCTACAGCGAGATCACGCGGGCCACAGAGGCAGAACGCCGTCGGCTGACGGCCGTGCGACTGCTGGGACCGACGGTGGCCGTGCTGGCGGTGGCGATGGGCGCGGTGTTGTGTATCCCGGAGTGGGTGTACACCGAGGTGCTGTTCACGCAGGAGTTTGCGGGCATACGCGACGTCATCACGGGGCTGTCGGTGGGCATCGTGGCCTTCGGGGGGAACCGGATCCTGAGCCATTATTTCATCGGCACGGGGCGGGTGCGAGTGAGCGCGGCGTGCTCGTTGGTGGGATTGGTGCTACTGTGCGTGGCGGCTGCGGTACTGGTGCCACGGTGGGGCGTGACGGGCGCGGCGGTAGCGTCGAGTGTAGCGTATGTCGGTATGCTGACGTTTTCGATCGTGGTGTTCCTTCGGATCACGGGAACGAAAGTGATGGAGTTGCTGCCCGATCCGGTGTCGATCGTCCGGCGGATCCGAGCGCGTCGCCAAGGCTAA
- the ribF gene encoding riboflavin biosynthesis protein RibF, whose protein sequence is MYDAAERVDGRKLAATVGFFDGVHAGHRSLIAQLREAAAERGLASAVFTFPVHPRRVLQADYRPQLLDTFEEKLARIGETGVDYCAVLDFTPVLARLTAREFIERLAAEWGVSTLVVGYDHRFGRDRAEGFEAYVAHGRTVGMEVVRGVPYLLEDRTAVSSSRIRALLTECRVEEAARMLTVPYRLRGHVVGGQQIGRTMGFPTANLSVDEPLKVLPGDGVYAVRAWLRGTAYRGMLSIGNRPTIGNRPTAVEVHLLGFSGDVYGETIEVEFIRHLRNNRRFDSLDALREQLERDRETVAGLPIDGVGEAERC, encoded by the coding sequence ATTTACGACGCGGCCGAGCGGGTCGATGGGCGCAAGTTGGCCGCCACGGTGGGCTTTTTTGACGGTGTGCACGCGGGCCATCGGTCGCTCATCGCGCAGCTTCGGGAGGCGGCTGCGGAGCGCGGATTGGCGTCGGCGGTGTTCACCTTTCCGGTGCATCCGCGGCGCGTGTTGCAGGCGGATTATCGGCCGCAGCTGCTAGATACTTTCGAGGAAAAGCTGGCGCGGATCGGGGAGACGGGCGTGGATTATTGCGCTGTGCTGGACTTCACGCCTGTGCTGGCACGGCTGACGGCGCGCGAGTTCATCGAACGATTAGCGGCGGAGTGGGGCGTCAGCACGCTGGTCGTGGGCTACGATCACCGCTTTGGGCGCGATCGCGCGGAGGGGTTTGAGGCGTATGTGGCGCATGGGCGCACGGTGGGTATGGAAGTCGTACGAGGCGTACCTTATCTACTCGAGGATAGGACGGCGGTCAGTTCGTCACGGATTCGGGCGCTGCTCACGGAATGTCGGGTGGAGGAGGCCGCGCGAATGCTGACCGTGCCCTATCGGTTGCGTGGGCATGTGGTCGGCGGGCAGCAGATCGGGCGAACGATGGGCTTCCCGACTGCCAACCTGTCAGTCGACGAACCGCTGAAGGTGCTTCCGGGCGATGGCGTGTATGCCGTTCGGGCGTGGCTGCGTGGCACGGCCTATCGGGGGATGCTCTCGATCGGCAACCGGCCGACGATCGGCAACCGGCCGACAGCAGTGGAGGTACACCTACTCGGTTTCTCGGGCGACGTGTATGGCGAGACGATCGAGGTGGAGTTCATCCGCCACCTGCGGAACAATCGCCGCTTTGACAGTTTAGACGCACTGCGCGAACAGCTGGAGCGCGACCGCGAAACAGTGGCCGGCCTGCCGATCGACGGCGTCGGGGAGGCCGAGAGGTGCTGA
- a CDS encoding sensor histidine kinase produces MDIRKFKRAVTAILLGITALFVFNLFYLKGLADSLHDEAARVVMACIESADSKELQLRLQKRRADPSVKHSAILIEKKKDNDSIVTMRNASIGERRTTVVTVVPAESPYIELEQLAREVRTSIHQQLDASYPVDLQALDSLIDAELRVRGMALRVFRTEIVDERTGHVLQASFPHSMKRPTFKHVAVYSFNPERHYVYRVFLPSLTGVIVRQMAGILFSTLLLMVLLALSFRFLIRTVMQQRTLEEMKDDLTNNMTHELKTPIAAAYSAVDALLNYRQGEDPSKRAQYLQLCLDQLSHLSGLVEQILDMSLERRRKQELHREPVSIRALFERLTRLYSLRAGRPVHFLTEVAPPDLSLQADPEQLGHAIGNLIDNAIKYSPGEPEITLWAGCEGAFYVVTVSDRGCGIPSASVGRIFDKFYRVPAGDRHDVKGYGLGLYHVRQIVERHGGRITVSPRPRGGSIFKIEIPR; encoded by the coding sequence ATGGACATCCGAAAATTCAAACGCGCCGTGACCGCCATCCTCTTGGGCATTACTGCGCTCTTCGTCTTCAACCTCTTTTATCTCAAGGGACTCGCTGATTCGCTGCACGACGAGGCCGCACGCGTCGTGATGGCTTGTATCGAGAGCGCCGACAGCAAGGAGCTACAACTGCGTCTGCAAAAACGCCGCGCCGATCCGAGCGTGAAGCACAGTGCGATCCTGATCGAAAAGAAAAAAGACAACGACTCCATCGTGACGATGCGTAATGCTTCGATCGGAGAGAGGCGGACGACGGTGGTGACGGTCGTTCCTGCGGAATCGCCTTACATCGAGCTTGAACAACTGGCTCGCGAGGTGCGCACGTCTATCCATCAACAGTTGGACGCTTCGTATCCCGTCGATCTTCAGGCCTTGGATAGCTTGATAGACGCCGAACTCCGCGTCCGCGGCATGGCGCTCCGTGTGTTTCGTACTGAAATCGTGGACGAACGGACCGGACACGTCTTGCAAGCCTCCTTTCCGCACAGCATGAAGCGCCCGACCTTCAAGCATGTGGCGGTTTACTCGTTCAATCCGGAGCGGCACTACGTGTACCGTGTCTTTCTCCCATCTCTTACGGGCGTCATCGTTCGCCAGATGGCTGGGATCCTGTTTTCGACCCTGCTCCTTATGGTCTTGCTGGCGCTGTCTTTTCGTTTCCTGATTCGCACCGTGATGCAGCAGCGCACACTCGAGGAGATGAAGGATGACTTGACGAATAATATGACGCACGAGCTGAAGACGCCCATTGCAGCCGCGTATTCCGCCGTCGACGCGCTCCTGAACTATCGCCAAGGGGAGGATCCCTCCAAACGTGCGCAGTATTTGCAGCTGTGCCTCGATCAACTCTCCCATTTGAGCGGATTGGTGGAGCAAATTCTGGATATGAGCCTCGAAAGACGGCGTAAGCAGGAACTGCACCGCGAGCCTGTCTCCATCCGCGCGCTATTTGAACGGCTGACCCGGCTGTATAGCCTCCGTGCCGGCCGTCCCGTGCACTTCCTGACGGAGGTCGCGCCTCCCGACCTGTCTCTCCAGGCCGACCCCGAGCAGCTGGGTCATGCCATCGGCAATTTGATAGACAACGCCATCAAGTATTCCCCCGGCGAGCCGGAAATAACCCTCTGGGCCGGGTGTGAGGGTGCTTTTTACGTGGTCACGGTGAGCGATCGCGGCTGTGGCATCCCCTCGGCTTCGGTCGGTCGGATCTTCGATAAGTTCTATCGTGTTCCCGCCGGTGATCGCCACGATGTGAAGGGCTACGGACTCGGTCTTTACCACGTTCGGCAGATCGTTGAGCGCCACGGAGGGCGAATCACCGTGTCGCCTCGACCGCGTGGCGGTTCAATCTTCAAAATCGAGATCCCGAGATAA
- a CDS encoding outer membrane beta-barrel protein codes for MRTIFTLLTLLAALLITHGASAQMRLSGRVTDSDGRPVAQAAIILQTADSSYVTSAITDSIGAFHIDATPNDRATYRLIVQHVAYETHEQTVHRDQANEIAVRLTERAQAMPEIVVRGERPIARLSGGRIIYDLPRLIAGRVAANAYEALLLLPGVRDEGDALTLAGAPSLAILIDGRKTSLSGEALRTVLRSIPARDIRSAEVMYSAPPQYHVRGAAILLVTRDAAGKDGGWQGQINADYAQRHYANYTLGAALVRTAPRWMLRLNASSEASHTRGGLDIDADHFYQNHHQAVTQQDRTTHRAQTHLIRMETDLQLSKQSRLGLVYTARLVTGRRSERIGEGTLGLSHSRTSNERPTQLHNALLDLSTGFGLKLGAEYTRYEERLQQHFAYENTLSHTSTDLTTRNAQQIDRLRVFADQSHPIGKALKVNYGAEYLYATDHSAQRYASDDVAGLPDIDNRLTERTARLYLGTEFALTSNFSLSASLTGEDYRFANTHDRTLFPEFSVTWALSPGQILQASLTSDKVYPAYWESHGGRTFLNAYAEVHGNPLLHPYRSYASRLSYIISGKFIFTLYTTRMPGYSVQLPYQSSSSPALIYQSTNFDYKRTLGVNLVVPIHPLPNVQSRLVLNASTDHVRHSHFHDLTFDRHRMLLYARLDNTFHLGHHLTLELNASTITPSMQGIADINGLWRIDTGLKWSLARGAAELQLKADDVFATWSPRLRTDYATQQLRMYVVPDTRAVTLTFIYRLRGYKPTKAPHLDTSRFGTSE; via the coding sequence ATGAGAACGATTTTTACCCTCCTGACCCTCCTTGCGGCCCTGCTGATCACGCACGGAGCCAGTGCGCAAATGCGCCTTAGCGGTCGCGTCACCGACAGTGACGGCCGACCCGTGGCGCAAGCCGCCATCATCCTGCAAACGGCCGACTCCAGCTATGTAACCTCCGCCATCACGGACTCCATCGGGGCCTTTCACATCGATGCCACCCCGAACGACCGCGCCACGTACCGCCTCATCGTGCAGCATGTGGCTTACGAAACGCACGAGCAGACCGTCCACCGAGATCAAGCCAACGAAATCGCGGTCCGACTGACCGAGCGTGCGCAGGCGATGCCTGAAATCGTCGTCCGCGGGGAACGCCCCATCGCGAGGCTATCCGGCGGACGGATCATTTACGATCTGCCCCGCCTGATCGCGGGTCGCGTGGCCGCCAATGCCTATGAGGCGCTGCTGCTACTCCCCGGCGTGCGCGATGAGGGTGATGCCCTCACGTTGGCCGGCGCCCCCAGCCTGGCTATTTTGATCGATGGCCGCAAGACGTCCCTCTCCGGCGAGGCTCTTCGGACCGTGCTCCGTTCGATCCCTGCCCGTGACATCCGCTCGGCCGAGGTGATGTATAGTGCCCCTCCGCAATACCACGTTCGCGGGGCCGCCATCCTCCTTGTCACCCGCGACGCCGCCGGGAAAGACGGCGGATGGCAGGGCCAGATCAATGCCGACTATGCGCAGCGGCATTACGCCAACTATACCCTTGGCGCCGCACTCGTCCGCACCGCCCCGCGATGGATGCTGCGTCTCAACGCTTCGTCCGAAGCCAGCCACACCCGCGGCGGACTCGACATCGATGCCGATCATTTCTATCAAAATCACCATCAGGCCGTCACGCAGCAAGACAGAACGACCCATCGCGCCCAGACGCATCTCATTCGCATGGAAACAGACCTCCAGCTCTCCAAGCAAAGCCGTCTCGGACTGGTCTATACCGCCCGACTCGTCACCGGACGTCGCTCCGAGCGGATCGGAGAGGGCACACTCGGCCTTTCGCATAGTCGCACTTCGAACGAACGGCCCACGCAGCTCCATAACGCCCTCCTCGACCTCAGCACCGGGTTCGGCCTCAAGCTGGGCGCTGAATACACGCGCTACGAAGAGCGCCTGCAGCAACATTTTGCCTACGAAAACACGCTCAGTCATACCTCGACCGACTTGACGACCCGCAATGCTCAGCAAATCGACCGCCTGCGCGTATTTGCTGACCAGTCTCACCCGATCGGCAAGGCCTTGAAAGTGAATTATGGCGCCGAATACCTCTACGCAACCGACCACAGCGCACAGCGATATGCCTCCGACGACGTGGCCGGCCTTCCGGACATCGATAATCGCCTGACCGAACGCACCGCCCGCCTCTATCTGGGCACCGAGTTCGCACTCACATCCAACTTCTCCCTCTCGGCGTCCCTCACCGGCGAGGATTATCGGTTCGCCAACACGCACGACCGTACCCTCTTCCCTGAATTTAGCGTCACGTGGGCCTTGTCCCCCGGTCAAATCCTGCAAGCCTCCCTCACGTCAGACAAGGTATATCCCGCTTACTGGGAGAGTCACGGCGGGAGAACCTTCCTCAACGCCTACGCTGAGGTTCACGGCAATCCGCTCCTCCATCCCTATCGCTCTTACGCCAGTCGCCTGAGCTACATCATCAGTGGGAAGTTCATTTTCACGCTCTACACCACCCGTATGCCTGGTTATTCCGTGCAACTCCCCTACCAAAGCTCCAGCAGCCCCGCGCTGATCTATCAAAGCACAAACTTTGACTACAAGCGCACCTTGGGGGTCAATCTCGTCGTCCCCATACACCCCTTGCCCAACGTGCAGAGCCGTCTCGTCCTCAACGCATCGACCGATCACGTCCGGCATAGTCATTTTCACGACCTCACGTTCGATCGGCACCGCATGCTCCTCTATGCTCGCCTCGACAATACCTTCCATCTCGGCCATCACCTCACTCTTGAGCTGAACGCATCCACCATCACACCGAGCATGCAGGGTATAGCCGACATCAACGGCCTCTGGCGCATCGATACGGGTCTAAAATGGAGCCTCGCACGGGGCGCCGCAGAGCTACAACTCAAGGCCGACGACGTTTTTGCCACCTGGTCGCCCCGCTTGCGTACCGACTACGCCACGCAACAGCTCCGTATGTATGTCGTGCCCGACACGCGTGCGGTGACGCTGACCTTCATCTATCGTTTGCGGGGATATAAGCCCACGAAAGCCCCCCATCTCGACACCTCGCGCTTCGGAACTTCCGAATGA
- a CDS encoding MATE family efflux transporter has protein sequence MAEAKQIQALEQERIPRLLFNYALPAVVGTVVNSLYNIVDRIFIGQGVSEYALSGLAITFPILLFLQAFGMLVGAGASVRVSILLGQRNTPRAEQTLANAVYLTLVTQILTIIPCYIYMEPLLRLFGASDRTLPYAVEYLRIVIPANFFAAFSFGYNAIMRASGYPRKAMTTMLLSALINVVLDYVFIYPMGMGIRGAAIATAIAMVICAVYVLAHFFLPGSVVRFRRAAFRPSWAIVRAITAIGIAPFAMQLTGSAVNVLMNRSFVAYGTTPEESDLAIGAFGIISSYAMLIVMLILGVAQGMQPIVGFNYGARHMHRVRMAYAYSAGTNLFFSFVGFAVAMLYPRAIVSLFTTSEPLIALCTTALRIGIMGVSLIGFQITTTQLFQSIGFSRLAIFLSLTRQLIFLAPALLILPRFLGLDGVWWSLPVSDMAAVGVAVVLIISRWKLLEGTEAKTVDALPEE, from the coding sequence ATGGCTGAAGCCAAACAAATTCAAGCGCTGGAGCAGGAGCGCATACCTCGCCTGCTATTCAATTATGCCCTGCCCGCAGTGGTTGGAACGGTGGTCAACTCGTTGTACAACATCGTGGATCGGATCTTCATCGGTCAGGGCGTGAGCGAATATGCGCTCTCGGGACTGGCGATCACGTTCCCGATCCTCCTCTTCCTGCAAGCCTTCGGTATGCTGGTTGGCGCCGGTGCATCGGTGCGGGTATCCATCCTGCTTGGGCAGCGCAATACCCCTCGGGCAGAGCAGACACTCGCCAACGCCGTCTATCTCACGCTCGTCACACAGATCCTTACCATCATCCCGTGCTACATCTATATGGAGCCGCTGCTGCGACTCTTCGGTGCCAGCGACCGCACGTTGCCCTACGCCGTGGAGTATCTGCGGATCGTCATCCCGGCCAACTTCTTCGCCGCCTTCAGCTTCGGTTACAACGCCATCATGCGCGCCTCGGGCTACCCGCGCAAAGCCATGACAACGATGCTCCTCAGCGCGCTGATCAATGTGGTGCTGGACTATGTCTTTATCTATCCGATGGGCATGGGCATCCGCGGCGCGGCCATCGCCACAGCTATAGCAATGGTGATCTGTGCCGTCTACGTCTTGGCGCACTTCTTCCTGCCGGGTAGTGTCGTGCGGTTTCGTCGGGCAGCCTTCCGTCCGTCGTGGGCCATCGTGCGGGCCATCACGGCCATCGGCATCGCCCCCTTCGCCATGCAGCTGACGGGTAGCGCGGTGAACGTGCTCATGAATCGCTCGTTCGTGGCATATGGCACGACTCCCGAGGAGTCCGATCTGGCCATCGGCGCCTTTGGCATCATCAGTAGTTATGCCATGCTGATCGTCATGCTGATCCTTGGTGTGGCGCAGGGCATGCAGCCCATCGTGGGCTTCAATTACGGTGCGCGCCACATGCACCGCGTGCGCATGGCCTACGCTTACAGTGCGGGCACGAACCTCTTCTTCAGCTTCGTCGGCTTTGCCGTAGCCATGCTCTATCCGCGGGCCATCGTCAGCCTCTTCACCACCAGCGAACCCTTGATCGCACTCTGCACGACAGCCCTGCGCATCGGTATCATGGGCGTTTCGCTCATCGGATTCCAGATCACTACCACGCAACTCTTCCAAAGCATCGGCTTCAGTCGGTTGGCCATCTTCCTCAGCCTGACGCGCCAGCTCATTTTCCTTGCCCCCGCGCTGCTGATCCTGCCGCGCTTCCTCGGCCTCGACGGCGTATGGTGGAGCCTACCTGTCAGTGACATGGCCGCAGTTGGTGTTGCGGTAGTGCTGATCATCAGTCGTTGGAAGTTGCTTGAGGGCACGGAGGCGAAGACGGTCGACGCGTTGCCGGAGGAATGA
- a CDS encoding response regulator transcription factor, with amino-acid sequence MENQRNPSILLVEDEPALALIIKDTLEGEGFQVIHTSDGLHGLDCFARCRPDLVVADIMMPGMDGFEMVRRMRRVDTTTPILFLTARSSLNDLVKGFGLGANDYLKKPFKMLELIVRIRALLGRPTPAERVLPTDAEPPVLHFGRYTFQTAAQRLIDADGVAQELSYMESELLRRLIIGCETVVEFRTLLLDLWHDDSPYNRNSLHVFIHKLRRRLSADPHIRILNIRSLGYKLVVEG; translated from the coding sequence ATGGAAAATCAAAGAAATCCCAGCATCCTATTGGTGGAAGACGAACCCGCGCTGGCATTGATCATCAAGGACACGCTGGAAGGCGAAGGATTTCAGGTCATACACACCTCCGACGGGTTGCATGGCCTGGATTGTTTCGCGCGTTGCCGACCTGACCTTGTGGTGGCTGACATTATGATGCCCGGAATGGACGGCTTCGAGATGGTCCGTCGTATGCGCCGCGTCGACACCACCACGCCCATCCTGTTCCTTACCGCGCGCTCGTCGTTGAACGATCTGGTCAAGGGCTTTGGCCTTGGCGCCAACGATTATCTGAAGAAGCCCTTCAAGATGCTCGAACTCATCGTGCGGATTAGGGCCTTGCTCGGTCGTCCGACACCTGCCGAGCGCGTTTTGCCGACCGACGCCGAGCCGCCGGTTCTCCATTTCGGCCGCTACACCTTCCAGACCGCCGCGCAACGTCTGATTGACGCCGACGGAGTGGCCCAGGAACTGTCGTACATGGAAAGCGAGCTGTTACGTAGGCTTATCATTGGCTGTGAAACCGTCGTCGAGTTCCGCACGCTCCTTCTCGACCTCTGGCATGACGACAGCCCTTACAACCGCAACAGCCTGCACGTCTTCATCCATAAGCTCCGCCGCCGCCTCTCCGCCGACCCCCATATTCGCATCCTCAACATCCGCAGCTTAGGCTATAAGCTCGTCGTCGAAGGGTAG
- the xerD gene encoding site-specific tyrosine recombinase XerD: MQVKEWPTDDPVKMYEIYLRLERGLSKNTVEAYVSDLDKLFRFVAVEGRSVREVTYADLQQFVAQLYDAGISARSQARIISGIRSFYRYLVLEGYLQNDPTQLLESPKIGRRLPEVLAVGEIDRILATIDVSTPSGRRNRAMIEVLYSCGLRVSELTGLRYPDVHFDEGYIRVLGKGNKERLVPISRTALNEIRNYLPDRLAIASANGFEDILFVNPHGRSLSRVMVFKIVKEYAALAGITKTISPHTFRHSFATHLLEGGANLRGIQMMLGHETITATEIYTHLDREALRREIIEHHPRNISWRREHGE; encoded by the coding sequence ATGCAAGTAAAAGAGTGGCCGACAGACGATCCGGTCAAAATGTATGAGATCTATCTCCGCCTCGAGCGCGGACTGTCAAAAAATACCGTGGAGGCCTATGTCAGCGACCTGGACAAGCTCTTCCGCTTCGTGGCTGTCGAGGGGCGGTCGGTGCGGGAGGTTACTTACGCCGATTTGCAGCAGTTCGTTGCCCAACTCTACGACGCCGGTATCTCGGCACGCTCGCAGGCACGGATCATCTCTGGCATCCGGTCCTTTTATCGCTATCTCGTTCTCGAGGGCTATCTCCAAAACGATCCGACGCAGCTGCTCGAATCGCCCAAGATTGGTCGACGGCTGCCCGAAGTCTTGGCCGTCGGCGAGATCGATCGTATCCTCGCCACGATCGACGTGTCCACGCCCTCCGGCCGACGAAACCGTGCCATGATCGAGGTGCTCTATAGCTGCGGCCTACGTGTATCGGAATTGACCGGCTTGCGTTACCCGGACGTTCACTTCGACGAGGGCTATATCCGTGTCCTCGGCAAGGGCAACAAGGAGCGCTTGGTGCCGATCTCGCGGACGGCTCTCAATGAGATCCGCAACTACCTGCCCGACCGACTCGCCATCGCCTCGGCCAACGGTTTCGAGGACATTCTCTTTGTCAATCCGCACGGCCGATCGCTCTCACGCGTCATGGTCTTTAAGATCGTCAAGGAGTACGCCGCATTGGCCGGTATCACGAAGACCATCAGCCCCCACACCTTTCGCCATTCCTTCGCGACACACTTGCTCGAGGGCGGCGCCAACCTGCGCGGTATCCAGATGATGTTGGGCCACGAGACGATCACCGCCACCGAGATCTATACCCACCTTGACCGCGAGGCGCTCCGCCGTGAAATCATCGAGCATCACCCGCGCAACATTTCTTGGCGCCGCGAACACGGCGAATAA